In the Paralichthys olivaceus isolate ysfri-2021 chromosome 15, ASM2471397v2, whole genome shotgun sequence genome, one interval contains:
- the radx gene encoding RPA-related protein RADX: MEDESSCSSAVTGAGTVSFLQRTLERLSSTQCLKLRAEDEAPVAVVALQRYLSDQSEGQQVQSYTYDVTVTDGAWRAKCFLHPCLNHLVHSNTLRTGADISITQCTFVYNERRLGHGYIYIEQLRCVAGRSAVLPRVNDVSSLPMLIKHGMERSVELQSDVPLQVSRKHYLSLWNNDDPEGDMWSSGPPPSDTVLDVSKITLLSSLESSFRSSWNPLPLLVKIIHKSRLRFYGKFGLKIDYPYQAYFEVADQSGTMSLVLWNELCPEFYQRLNVGTVLYLQNYTLKQSYPNRSRPQMDHHRLKTFNSVEICLNPRNPVSIITVVSTKSVLPQWGLPEVSYQFTTTSELEKLANNSACDVIGLVTFVGRVERVKSKGNKGPEKYWTYRWVHAVDGTSDRPFILEIFSSSQPEIFNCICPMTYLVCTQMRVCQVEEGSLPYLTSSCETETFITGYHKGQPYVSDIRVKDFIQWTKTLKDNVVLQKTAVGGHYCYPCPPNVFTQSMADTSVPLVAVADLKRELEALQYREHKKLAIQGQITSVRYMKTPKTTNSQDTPEKEVPDVSTVVCEPDTHHHPSAAEQSLMDTSTSPSAIRGKRRIQTRKATQSSLDCGSAPNKRRARRQNTEDEQEQEEDDSISESEVAQDVENRLSSQNPNQDFDVFSWESSSWPTQRQEVSEHLCQGGLYKDSVSQRFMSDAKNVLLQWSNLQPTHWTPGQNANTIPLGVCRGYYHVTILGINKQIAVDAAYFPVVSADEPRAVGLPQYPHGNTMLSCLSSGFLCPLSDTENHSDSALPQPEEILESAGELEDKHVVCVLDLCHLGGEAVEIVISKIYRVSDVSLN; encoded by the exons ATGGAGGACGAGTCGTCTTGTTCTTCGGCGGTGACTGGTGCTGGGACGGTGTCTTTCCTCCAGAGGACACTGGAGCGGTTGTCGTCCACACAGTGTCTGAAGCTCAGAGCCGAGGACGAGGCTCCGGTCGCTGTCGTTGCTCTGCAGAGGTACTTGTCCGATCAGAGTGAGGGGCAGCAGGTCCAGAGCTACACCTACGATGTGACGGTCACTGATGGAGCCTGGAGAGCCAAGTGCTTTCTCCACCCCTGTTTAAACCATCTGGTCCACAGCAACACCCTGAGGACCGGGGCGGACATCAGCATCACGCAGTGCACCTTTGTTTACAACGAGAGGAGGCTGGGACACGGGTACATCTACATTGAGCAGCTCAGGTGTGTTGCAGGGAGATCCGCGGTGCTGCCCCGGGTAAACGATGTCAGTTCGTTGCCCATGCTGATTAAACACGGCATGGAGAGGAGCGTGGAGCTGCAGAGCGATGTTCCCCTCCAGGTGAGCCGCAAACACTACCTGTCTCTGTGGAACAACGACGACCCAGAGGGAGACATGTGGAGCTCCGGTCCCCCCCCCTCTGACACGGTGCTGGACG tGTCCAAGATCACACTTCTTTCCAGTCTGGAGTCTTCCTTTAGAAGCTCATGGAATCCTCTGCCTCTATTAGTGAAGATTATACACAAATCCAGATTAAGATTCTACGGGAAGTTTGGTCTGAAGATTGATTACCCCTACCAG GCATACTTTGAAGTTGCTGACCAGAGTGGCACCATGTCCCTTGTGCTTTGGAATGAACTTTGTCCAGAGTTTTACCAGAGACTGAACGTGGGCACTGTGTTGTACCTTCAGAATTACACCCTGAAGCAGAGTTATCCAAACCGGTCACGGCCGCAAATGGACCATCACAGACTGAAGACCTTTAACTCTGTAG AAATCTGCCTCAACCCTCGCAACCCAGTGTCGATCATCACTGTGGTGTCAACGAAAAGTGTGCTGCCTCAGTGGGGACTGCCTGAGGTTTCCTACCAGTTCACCACCAC GTCAGAGTTGGAAAAATTAGCCAACAATTCTGCATGTGATGTCATCGGTTTGGTGACGTTTGTTGGTCGTGTTGAAAGAGTCAAGAGTAAAGGGAACAAGG GTCCAGAGAAATACTGGACGTACCGCTGGGTCCACGCTGTGGACGGGACATCTGATCGTCCTTTTATCCTGGagattttttcctcttctcaacCAGAGATCTTCAACTGTATATGCCCAA TGACCTACCTGGTTTGCACTCAGATGAGGGTTTGTCAAGTGGAAGAAGGTTCATTGCCCTACCTCACAAGcagctgtgagacagagacattcATCACAG GCTACCACAAAGGTCAGCCATATGTGAGTGACATCCGAGTGAAGGACTTCATCCAATGGACCAAAACTCTGAAGGACAACGTCGTCCTCCAGAAGACTGCTGTTGGCGGCCATTACTGTTATCCTTGTCCCCcaaatgtttttacacagtCAATGGCAGACACCTCAG TTCCTCTGGTCGCTGTGGCCGACTTGAAGAGGGAGTTAGAGGCCTTGCAATACAGGGAGCATAAAAAACTGGCAATTCAAGGACAGATCACATCGGTGCGGTACATGAAAACCCCAAAGACCACAAACTCACAAGACACACCTGAGAaagag GTGCCAGATGTTTCAACTGTTGTGTGTGAACCAGACACACACCATCATCCCTCAGCAGCTGAGCAGAGTTTGATGGACACTTCAACATCTCCTTCAGCaataagaggaaaaagaagaattcAGACGAG AAAAGCCACGCAGTCGTCCTTGGATTGTGGTAGCGCTCCAAACAAAAG AAGAGCCAGACGTCAAAATACAGAGGACGAACAAGAGCAGGAAGAAGACGACAGCATTTCTGAATCTGAGGTCGCTCAGGATGTGGAGAACAGACTGTCATCGCAAAATCCAAATCAAG ACTTTGATGTTTTCTCCTGGGAAAGCAGCAGCTGGCCGACGCAAAGACAAGAAGTGTCTGAGCATTTGTGTCAAGGTGGTCTTTACAAGGACAGCGTCTCTCAGAGGTTCATGTCTGACGCGAAGAACGTCCTCCTGCAGTGGAGTAACCTTCAGCCAACACACTGGACGCCAGGGCAGAACGCTAACACCATCCCACTTGGGGTTTGTCGAGGATATTACCATGTGACGATATTAG GCATCAACAAACAGATTGCGGTCGATGCTgcatattttcctgttgtgagtGCAGATGAGCCCAGGGCTGTGGGTCTTCCTCAGTATCCCCATGGCAACACAATGCTGTCCTGCCTTTCTTCAGgcttcctctgtcctctcagtgacacagagaACCACAGTGACTCAGCACTTCCCCAGCCAG AGGAGATCTTAGAGAGTGCCGGTGAGCTGGAGGATAAACATGTCGTGTGTGTTCTGGATCTTTGTCATCTGGGTGGAGAAGCAGTGGAAATCGTGATCAGCAAGATCTACAGAGTTTCAGATGTTTCTCTCAACTAA